In the Nitrospirota bacterium genome, CGTGACACCGTCGAGGATCTGGTCCGGAAGGGACGCGATCTGGAAGAGCTGGTCCTCGCGCGCGCCGTGCGTCTGCACGTCGAACGGCGCGTGCTGGTCTACGGCAAGAAAACGGTCGTCTTCGATTAACCAGAAAAAAAGAGGCGGGGGTCCGATCGGCACATCGGAGCCCCGCCTGAGGCCCGGATCATCCGCGAACCGTCGCGGACGATCGGGGCCAGCCGCCACCCCCGCGTCAGCTCTCGCGATGGTGGCGCAGCATCTTCTCATGCTCCGCCTTTTCCTTCTCCCGTTGCTCAGGGGTCAGGAGCGCCGCGGCGTCCCGCCTCGCCTTGATCGCCGCCATGCGGAGCCCCACGGCCAGTTCTTCCCGTTGCTTCAGCTTCGCTTCGATCGTCGCGAGCTCCGTCTTCTCGTCCTTCACGAGCGAGGCCAGCTCCCGCTCCGCGACCTGGATCTCCGCCTCCGCCCTGATGCGGGTGCGGTCCAGGTCCAGCCGGAGGGCTTGGAGCTTGGCGACCTGCTCGTCCGTCAGGCCGATCTCCTTCTGGTGCCTCAGGAGGTGTCGCAGGTAGTGGCCGGCGCCCCCGTGATGCCCCATCAGGCGATGGGTCTCGTGCCCGTCCCCCTTTCCGTACCCATGTCCCTCATCGGCCCAAGCCGGCTGTCCGCCGAGTCCCAGGGCGAGCAGCAGGGCCATCAATCCGATTGCCGGTGGCTTCTTCATGGTTTCCCCCTTCCTTCTTGTTCGGCGCTCACACTGAGACCGAGATGAACAGGGACGCGCCCCTGCGGTTGACCAACAGGAGCACGCGCTGGTCCTTCTTGAGGCCTCCGGCGATCCGCTCGAAGTCCTTCACCGACTTGACCGGCTGCCGGTTGATCTCCCGGATCACGTCCCCCGGCAGGACTCCGGCCCGGTCGGCCAGGCTGCCCGGCGCCACGTTGACCACGACGACGCCCTGGGTCTTGGCGTTGAGACCCAGCTCGCGCGCCGACCGCTGGTCCAGGCTCTGCACATCCAAGCCGGCCAGCGCATGGTCGGTGCCGGACTCAGCTTTGGCGACCTTCACCGGACCTGGCTGCTCGCCGACCGTGACGGTCAATTCGACCTTGTGGCCGTTGCGGACGACCGTGACCGGCGCCTTGGTCCCGACCGGCGTCCTGGTCACTCGCTGCTGGAGCGCCCTCGCGTCCTCGACCGGCGTCCCCTGGTAGGCGACGATCACGTCCCCCTGCTCGAGGCCGGCCCGCTCCGCCGGGCTGTCCTCGGCCACGTCGCCCACCAGCGCGCCCTTCGGCTCTTTCAGGTGGAAGGATTTGGCCAGCTCCTGGGTCAGGTCCTGGATGCCGACACCCAGGTAACCGCGCACGACCTTGCCGGTGGCGACCAGGCTCTCGTAGATCGGCTTGGCCATGCTCACCGGCACGGCAAAGCCCACGCCCTGGTAGCCGCCCGTCTGGGAGATGATGGCCGTGTTGATCCCGACCAGCTCGCCCGAGCCGTTGACCAGGGCTCCGCCGGAGTTCCCCGGATTGATCGCCGCGTCGGTCTGGATGAAGTCCTCGTACTGCGTGATCCCCATCCGGCCCCGGCCCAAGGCGCTCACGATGCCCAGCGTGACCGTGGAGTTGAGCCCGAAGGGATTCCCCACGGCCAGCACATATTCCCCGACCCGGAGCTTGGAGGAATCGCCCCAGGCGACGATCGGCAGGTCCTTCGCCTCCACCTTGATCACGGCCAGGTCGGTCTTGGGATCGGTGCCCACGACCTTGGCCCGGAACTCCCGCTTGTCCGGCAGCGTGACGGTCAGCTCGCCGGCCCCCTCCACGACGTGGTTGTTGGTCAGGATGTAGCCGTCCGGCGAGACGATCACGCCGGAGCCCATTCCGCCCGGACGGGGCTCCATCGGCCCTTGCGGTCCGCGGAAGCGCGGCCCCTCGGGTCCCCAGGGGAAGCCGAAGAACTCTTCCATCCGGTCCCGGAGATCGCGCTGGTCGCGCCCCGGCATGGGCATGGCCGCCGTGATGTTCACGACGGCGGGCGTGACCGACTGGGCGATCTCGGCGAACCCCGGTCCCAGTTTGGACGGCGGCGTGGCGGTCGTGGCCGCGGGCGTCGCCGCGATTCCCGACGCGTGGGATATGACCGATTCACCGGCCCAAAACGATGCAGCCACAAGCAGGGCCAGGCCGGCGATGACCCCCAGCTTGCGGGAAACCGACGAGTTCATGATGCCCTCCTCCTTTTCACGGATGGTCCGTTCTCCCAACTGACGGTCAGGAGCGTAACAAGCCAAGATGAAGGGAGGATTAGGGGGGAATTAAAAGTGTCTAATGGGGAGCCGGCTCAGCCGGCGAGCGGCAGGGTGAGCGTGAAGCGGGAGCCTTTGCCGACCTGGCTCTCGACCTCGATCAGGCCCCGATGGGCCTCCGCGATCCACTTGCAGATGGAAAGGCCCAGCCCCGTGCCCCGCTTGTCGTGGGCGCGGGCCGTCTCGGTCCGGTAGAACCGGTCGAAGATGCGGGCCTGCTCCTCCGGCGCGATGCCGATGCCGGAGTCGGCGACGGTGAGCCGGGCCCTGTCCCGGTCCCTCGCGAGCATCAGCTCGACCGTCCCGCCGACCTGGGAGTATTTCACCGCGTTGTCCACGAGGTTGAGGATCAGCTCGTGCAACCGCAGCTCGTCCCCCGAAACCGTACAGGACTCCGCCCGGGGGATGGTCACCTGGACCTGTTTGTCCTGGCCCAGGACCGCCGCCTGCCGCTGCACGTCCTCCAGCAGCGCCTCGAGCCGGACCGGCTTGCATGCCAGCTTCACCTCGCCCAGGTCCGCGCGGGAGAGGAACAGCAACTCGTCCACGATCCGGGCCATCCGGTCGATTTCCTCGAGCGCGCTCTCCAGCACGAGCCGGTAGTCCTCCGCCGAGCGGGGCCGCCGCAGGGCCAGCTCGGCTTCGCCCTTCAGCACCGTGAGCGGCGTCCGCAGCTCGTGGGAGGCGTCGGCGCTGAACCGGCGGATCTGCTGGAACGAGGCGTCCAGCCGGGCGATCATCTCGTTGAAGGTCGCGGCGAGCCGCCCGATCTCGTCCCGGGCGGACGGAACGGCGAGCCGCTGGCTCAAGTCTCCCGCCGCGATCCGCCGGGCCGCTTCCGTCACCGCCTCCACGGGCCGCAGGGCCCGTCCCGCCAGGAACCAGCCGCCGGCCAGCGCGACCAGCAGCGCGACCGGCGTCGCGAGCAGGAAGACGGCCAGCAGGCGTCGCAGGGTGTGCTCGATCGGGTGCATCGAGGTGCCCACCTGCACGATGTTGACCAGGGTCCCGCCGCGCCGGATCGGCACGGAGAGGAGGCGGACGGGGGACTCCCCCTTGAAGCGCGCGGACTCGAACGTGGACTGGCCCACGAAGGCCGCTTCCAGGGCGGTCCGGCTCAGGGGAACGTCCAGCCGCTTGGCGTTGCGCGACTGGATCGTGATCTTGCCGGCGGGGCTGAAGATCTGGAAAAACTTGTCCACCACCGCCAGCTCGGGAAAGTCCTCGCTCAGGTCTTCGAAGGGGAGCGAGGGACCGATGCCCCGCTGCTCCACGGCCTGCACGGCCGCCGTCGCCGCCTTTTCGAGGGCATGGTCGAGCTGCTCCCGCAGGCCGCGGGCCATCACCATGTACAGAAGCACGGCGAAGGCCAGCAGGGTCAGCAGGAGAGCCGACCCGTACCAGAGCGTAAGGCGGCCGCGCAATGAAAGCCCGGAGCTTATAGCTGATGGCGTATGGCCGGAGTCCGGAACCGGTCTGAACCATAAGCTATACGCCATAGGCTATTCGCTCCCGCTCCTGA is a window encoding:
- a CDS encoding formyltetrahydrofolate deformylase, with product RDTVEDLVRKGRDLEELVLARAVRLHVERRVLVYGKKTVVFD
- a CDS encoding DegQ family serine endoprotease, giving the protein MNSSVSRKLGVIAGLALLVAASFWAGESVISHASGIAATPAATTATPPSKLGPGFAEIAQSVTPAVVNITAAMPMPGRDQRDLRDRMEEFFGFPWGPEGPRFRGPQGPMEPRPGGMGSGVIVSPDGYILTNNHVVEGAGELTVTLPDKREFRAKVVGTDPKTDLAVIKVEAKDLPIVAWGDSSKLRVGEYVLAVGNPFGLNSTVTLGIVSALGRGRMGITQYEDFIQTDAAINPGNSGGALVNGSGELVGINTAIISQTGGYQGVGFAVPVSMAKPIYESLVATGKVVRGYLGVGIQDLTQELAKSFHLKEPKGALVGDVAEDSPAERAGLEQGDVIVAYQGTPVEDARALQQRVTRTPVGTKAPVTVVRNGHKVELTVTVGEQPGPVKVAKAESGTDHALAGLDVQSLDQRSARELGLNAKTQGVVVVNVAPGSLADRAGVLPGDVIREINRQPVKSVKDFERIAGGLKKDQRVLLLVNRRGASLFISVSV
- a CDS encoding Spy/CpxP family protein refolding chaperone — translated: MKKPPAIGLMALLLALGLGGQPAWADEGHGYGKGDGHETHRLMGHHGGAGHYLRHLLRHQKEIGLTDEQVAKLQALRLDLDRTRIRAEAEIQVAERELASLVKDEKTELATIEAKLKQREELAVGLRMAAIKARRDAAALLTPEQREKEKAEHEKMLRHHRES
- a CDS encoding heavy metal sensor histidine kinase, coding for MRGRLTLWYGSALLLTLLAFAVLLYMVMARGLREQLDHALEKAATAAVQAVEQRGIGPSLPFEDLSEDFPELAVVDKFFQIFSPAGKITIQSRNAKRLDVPLSRTALEAAFVGQSTFESARFKGESPVRLLSVPIRRGGTLVNIVQVGTSMHPIEHTLRRLLAVFLLATPVALLVALAGGWFLAGRALRPVEAVTEAARRIAAGDLSQRLAVPSARDEIGRLAATFNEMIARLDASFQQIRRFSADASHELRTPLTVLKGEAELALRRPRSAEDYRLVLESALEEIDRMARIVDELLFLSRADLGEVKLACKPVRLEALLEDVQRQAAVLGQDKQVQVTIPRAESCTVSGDELRLHELILNLVDNAVKYSQVGGTVELMLARDRDRARLTVADSGIGIAPEEQARIFDRFYRTETARAHDKRGTGLGLSICKWIAEAHRGLIEVESQVGKGSRFTLTLPLAG